The following are encoded together in the Cololabis saira isolate AMF1-May2022 chromosome 5, fColSai1.1, whole genome shotgun sequence genome:
- the LOC133443664 gene encoding tripartite motif-containing protein 16-like, translating into MAQQENPLDPVKFSCSICLDLLKDPVTIPCGHSYCMKCIKDFWDEGEKKLPSCPQCRRTFIPKPELLKNTMLADSLEELKKTGLQAAPADHCYAGPEDVACDVCSGRKLKAVKSCLICLASYCQKHLQPHRDAAPLKKHQLVDLCKNLQDNICPRHGEVRKMFCRTDQKCICYLCSVDEHKGHDTVSAAAERTERQREMELSREHIQQQIQDREKDVKLLQQEVEAIDQSADKTVEDSEEMITELISLLQKRSSEVKQQIRSQQETEVRRVRELEEKLQQEITDLKRRDAEMKQLSETGDHNQFLHSCPSLSPLSQSTHSSGINIRPLRYFQDVAAAVSEVRGRLQDILRDTWTNVSLAVADVDVLLLRPEPEPGPEPGPEPGPEPEPGPEPEPEPEPEPTSRAGFLKYSCEITLDPNTVNRDLLLSEQNREVTVMDQPQSYSDHPDRFSDDYYRQVLSRESLTGRHYWEVETAGGVYVAVSYKNISRSGWESAFGWNDKSWSLECYSGSYVFWYNSINTSVSGPASSRIGVYLDHRAGVLSFYSVSGTTTLLHRVQTSFTRPLHAGVGINSGSGKSAEFCKLK; encoded by the exons ATGGCGCAGCAGGAAAACCCGCTCGACCCAGTTAAATTCTCTTGTTCCATCTGTTTGGATCTTTTAAAGGATCCGGTGActattccctgtggacacagttaCTGTATGAAGTGTATTAAGGACTTCTGggatgaaggagagaagaaactcCCCAGCTGTCCTCAGTGTCGACGCACGTTTATTCCGAAGCCTGAGCTGCTGAAAAACACCATGTTAGCTGATTCATTGGAGGAACTGAAGAAGACTGGACtccaagctgctcctgctgatcactgctatgctggacctgaAGATGTGGCCTGTGATGTCTGCTCTGGGAGAAAACTGAAAGCTGTCAAGTCCTGTTTGATCTGTCTGGCCTCTTACTGCCAGAAACACCTCCAACCTCACCGTGATGCGGCTCCACTAAAGAAACACCAGCTGGTGGATCTCTgtaagaacctgcaggacaacatcTGCCCCCGTCACGGTGAGGTGAGGAAGATGTTCTGTCGTACTGATCAGAAGTGTATCTgttatctctgctctgtggatgaacataaaggccacgacacagtctcagctgcagcagaaaggacggagaggcagagagagatggagctGAGTCGAGAACACATCCAGCAGcagatccaggacagagagaaagatgtgaagctgcttcagcaggaggtggaggccatcgatcagtctgctgataaaacagtggaggacagtgaggagatgatcactgagctgatctctctcctccagaagagaagctctgaggtgaagcagcagatcagatcccagcaggaaactgaagtgaggagagtcagagagctggaggagaagctgcagcaggagatcactgacctgaagaggagagacgctgagatgaagcagctctcCGAAACTGGGGACCACAACCAGTTCCTCCACAGCTGCCCCTCACTGTCACCACTCAGTCAGTCCACACACTCCTCCGGCATCAACATCCGTCCTCTCAG GTACTTTCAGGACGTGGCAGCAGccgtgtcagaggtcagaggtcgactacaggacatcctgagagacacGTGGACAAACGTCTCACTGGCCGTCGCTGACGTGGATGTTTTACTGTtacgaccagaaccagaaccaggaccagaaccaggaccagaaccaggaccagaaccagaaccaggaccagaaccagaaccagaaccagaaccagaaccaacgagcagagctggattcttgaaatattcatgtgaaatcactctggatccaaacacagtaaacaGAGATCTGTTACTGTCAGAGCAGAACAGAGAGGTGACAGTTATGGACCAACCTCAGTCTtattctgatcatccagacagattcagtGATGATTATTATCGTCAGGTTCTgagtagagagagtctgactggacgtcattactgggaggtggagacAGCAGGTGGAGTTTAtgtagcagtttcatacaagaatatcagcagatcagggTGGGAAAGTGCATTTGGATGGAATGATAAATCTTGGTCTCTAGAGTGTTACTCAGGCAGTTATGTGTTCTGGTACAACAGCATCAACACCTCCGTCTCAGGTCCTGCTTCCTCCAGAATAGGAGTTTAcctggatcacagagcaggagttctgtccttctacagcgtctctggaaccacgaccctcctccacagagtccagacctccttCACTCGGCCGCTCCACGCTGGAGTCGGGATTAACTCCGGTTCTGGAAAATCAgctgagttctgtaaactcAAATAA